Proteins co-encoded in one Natronorubrum daqingense genomic window:
- a CDS encoding helix-turn-helix transcriptional regulator — MKNELKVYRATQDITQEELAKEVGVTRQTINAIETERYDPSLELAFELAAYFDCTVEDLFTPE; from the coding sequence ATGAAAAATGAACTGAAGGTCTACCGAGCAACGCAAGACATTACGCAGGAAGAACTTGCCAAAGAGGTGGGTGTTACCCGTCAAACGATCAACGCCATCGAAACGGAGCGGTACGACCCCTCGCTCGAGCTTGCGTTCGAGCTTGCGGCATATTTCGACTGTACGGTAGAAGATTTGTTCACACCAGAATAG
- a CDS encoding DUF5789 family protein, with product MGESVKLNRVETVLEDLEYPISREEAIDGCEDVTLVLSEGEENLGEIVAESSGDHFESMDDLENEVFNLLPRHAVGEPYQSEGEG from the coding sequence ATGGGAGAGTCTGTCAAACTTAATCGCGTCGAGACGGTCCTCGAGGACCTCGAGTATCCGATCTCACGGGAGGAGGCTATCGACGGGTGCGAAGACGTGACGCTGGTACTTTCCGAAGGTGAGGAGAACCTCGGCGAGATTGTCGCCGAGTCCAGCGGCGACCACTTCGAGTCGATGGACGACCTCGAGAACGAGGTGTTCAACCTCCTGCCGCGCCACGCCGTGGGCGAGCCCTATCAGTCCGAAGGCGAGGGCTGA
- a CDS encoding TIGR04024 family LLM class F420-dependent oxidoreductase: MNAELDLLVRLNDYERPQGVAERAVQAEELGFDRITVGETTGWNIVPVLTLAADRTDELGITNDVISPYGRSPAMLAQTALALHEASDGRFRLGLGPSSPAITERWHGLEFDRPLRRTRETIEVIRAVYENGSPAYEGEIFDIAGLNYEREIPENPPEIDLGTLGPKATEMAGRFGDGWAPQLFTEDGLETRLEDLERGAELGDKTLEDLRVAPIVRGVASEDREVAREKARGTIAFMLGAYGPYYGNSVAKQGYSDIVEEIRAAWQDRDTDAMAAALPDDLLDELAPAGTPEEVREWVESYAEIDGVDAVRLGFVNELSDEEKETTMEAVADLV; encoded by the coding sequence GTGAACGCCGAACTAGACCTGCTGGTGCGACTGAACGACTACGAACGCCCGCAAGGGGTGGCCGAACGCGCCGTTCAGGCAGAGGAACTCGGCTTCGATCGGATCACCGTTGGCGAGACGACGGGCTGGAACATCGTCCCGGTACTGACGCTCGCGGCCGACCGCACCGACGAGTTGGGGATCACGAACGACGTCATCTCACCGTATGGACGGTCGCCGGCGATGCTCGCACAGACTGCACTCGCCTTGCACGAGGCCTCCGACGGCAGATTCCGGCTCGGCCTCGGTCCGAGTTCGCCCGCGATCACCGAACGGTGGCACGGTCTCGAGTTCGATCGACCGCTGCGACGGACACGCGAGACCATCGAGGTCATCCGCGCCGTCTACGAGAACGGCTCGCCGGCGTACGAGGGCGAAATTTTCGACATCGCCGGACTCAACTACGAGCGCGAGATTCCCGAGAACCCGCCTGAAATCGACCTCGGAACCCTCGGCCCGAAGGCGACCGAGATGGCCGGCCGCTTCGGCGACGGCTGGGCACCACAACTGTTCACCGAAGACGGCCTCGAGACGAGACTCGAGGACCTCGAACGGGGGGCCGAACTCGGCGACAAGACGCTCGAGGACCTGCGCGTCGCCCCGATCGTTCGCGGCGTCGCGAGCGAAGACCGCGAGGTCGCCCGCGAGAAGGCGCGGGGAACGATCGCGTTCATGCTCGGCGCGTACGGTCCCTACTACGGCAACTCGGTCGCAAAGCAGGGCTACTCGGACATCGTCGAGGAGATCCGAGCGGCCTGGCAGGATCGCGACACGGACGCCATGGCCGCGGCGTTGCCCGATGATCTGCTCGACGAACTGGCCCCCGCGGGAACGCCCGAGGAGGTTCGCGAGTGGGTCGAATCCTACGCGGAGATCGACGGCGTCGACGCCGTCCGTCTCGGGTTCGTCAACGAGTTGAGCGACGAGGAAAAGGAGACGACGATGGAAGCGGTTGCAGACCTCGTGTAG
- a CDS encoding M48 family metallopeptidase produces MSLVNLRTGLWIRMGVASLLGLVGVLVLFVVEIVLASLISFAFVEGVPEMAGMVLVLVLVASGFLLGWWLTATVLARLVSPGALSERLAHDGVSDAAAGLGGLFWNPTQVVPPKYLGLAGGGALSFILLYTLIVDVLEISAAYIGVVVGLGFVGWQTYRLVETELRQDGAVRSDLEEAYGVIEDDEREPELRARVRRLARQADVPTPEVRVGTTRTPQAATVGYRAEQSVIVVSRGLLETLDDHELDAVLAHELAHLSNRDAAVLTGLLFPATKASMVLTRFNHPIILVVVAPVYVSSRVSVAIVARYREYVADAAAASVTGNPAALASALEKLDGDRSRRPDTDMRAERSTAAFGIVPPPWQEKRYFDGAARFVVRGVLGTHPSTDSRIERLRNAADATESRTVTAEQQ; encoded by the coding sequence ATGAGTCTCGTCAACCTCCGAACTGGCCTCTGGATTCGAATGGGTGTCGCCAGTCTCCTCGGTCTCGTCGGCGTGCTCGTCCTTTTCGTCGTCGAGATCGTTCTCGCGTCGCTCATCTCGTTCGCCTTCGTGGAAGGCGTCCCGGAAATGGCTGGAATGGTGCTCGTGCTCGTCCTCGTCGCTTCCGGCTTCCTCCTCGGGTGGTGGCTCACCGCGACCGTTCTCGCCAGACTCGTTTCCCCCGGCGCGCTCTCCGAGCGACTCGCTCACGACGGCGTCTCGGACGCCGCCGCCGGACTCGGTGGCCTCTTCTGGAATCCGACGCAGGTTGTTCCGCCGAAGTACCTCGGACTCGCCGGCGGCGGTGCCCTCTCGTTCATCTTGCTCTACACCCTGATCGTCGACGTTCTCGAGATTTCGGCCGCCTACATCGGCGTCGTCGTTGGCCTCGGGTTCGTCGGCTGGCAGACCTACCGACTCGTCGAAACGGAACTCCGCCAAGACGGTGCCGTTCGATCCGATCTCGAGGAAGCCTACGGCGTCATCGAGGACGACGAGCGCGAACCCGAACTGCGGGCTCGCGTTCGACGGTTGGCGCGACAGGCCGACGTTCCCACGCCGGAGGTTCGCGTCGGGACTACCCGAACGCCACAGGCTGCAACCGTCGGCTATCGAGCGGAGCAATCCGTGATCGTCGTGTCCCGTGGCTTGCTCGAGACCCTCGATGACCACGAATTGGACGCCGTACTAGCCCACGAACTCGCACACCTCAGCAATCGCGATGCGGCGGTTCTGACGGGTCTCCTATTTCCAGCGACGAAGGCGTCCATGGTCCTCACGCGGTTCAATCACCCCATCATCCTCGTCGTCGTCGCCCCGGTCTACGTCTCGAGTCGCGTCTCGGTCGCCATCGTCGCCCGCTACCGCGAGTACGTCGCCGACGCCGCGGCGGCGAGCGTCACCGGGAATCCGGCCGCGCTGGCGAGCGCCCTTGAGAAACTCGACGGCGATCGCTCGAGGCGGCCAGACACGGACATGCGCGCGGAACGCTCGACGGCCGCATTCGGCATCGTCCCGCCGCCGTGGCAGGAAAAGCGCTATTTCGACGGGGCGGCCCGGTTCGTCGTCCGCGGCGTCCTCGGAACCCACCCGTCGACGGACTCGCGAATCGAGCGACTTCGGAACGCGGCCGATGCAACCGAGTCGCGAACAGTTACCGCCGAGCAGCAATAG
- a CDS encoding thiamine pyrophosphate-binding protein, with translation MTDDYTGADLFADALEAYDVDYVFGNPGTTELPIVESIGKSDLEYILGLHEDIAVGMASGYAQTRRYHSHHDDSVRPVGVANLHIAPGLAHGLGNVYAAKVAGAPLVVTAGNHSTDFRHEEPILSGQLAEMAEQFCKWSDEVLDVDALPTMLRRAFRVAMTPPTGPVFLGLPLDVMLAETDDEPERLGAIPNAGSGDPAQLERTADHLAEADEPVMVVGDHVARSGGDAVAAAVELAEATGARVHGEILSAEVDFPTDHDQWVSYIPPSEGLASMLMDTDTLVFVGCSTNTTLTRHEGALVDSETTCIHISDDDWQVGKNQPADAAVIGDPGLVLQELIERVQGRISPETVEGRLEDVAAIKEMVDAKMAGMGEGDAEDDPRASKAELVDTMEQVAGDCAIVDEGITSKYAMLTRWDLAPEQYISNKGGGLGYGLPAAVGAAIAEGQRDEPRDVVGFIGDGSYQYYPHSIYSAARHDVDLTVVISDNRNYRILKNNTLDLLGGEEGDYEFVGMDFDPPVDLVKNAESHGARAELVETPDEIAGALENALANEGVDVLDVLVHD, from the coding sequence ATGACAGACGACTACACCGGCGCTGATCTCTTCGCTGACGCACTCGAGGCGTACGACGTCGACTACGTCTTCGGAAACCCGGGGACGACGGAGCTACCGATCGTCGAATCGATCGGCAAAAGCGATCTCGAGTACATCCTCGGGCTCCACGAGGACATCGCCGTGGGGATGGCTTCGGGCTACGCACAGACGCGGCGCTATCACTCACACCACGACGACTCGGTGCGACCGGTCGGCGTCGCGAACCTTCACATCGCTCCCGGGCTCGCACACGGACTCGGGAACGTGTACGCGGCCAAAGTCGCCGGCGCGCCGCTTGTCGTCACGGCGGGCAACCACAGCACCGATTTCCGCCACGAAGAGCCCATCCTTTCGGGTCAGTTAGCCGAGATGGCAGAGCAGTTCTGTAAGTGGTCCGACGAGGTCCTCGACGTCGACGCGCTGCCGACGATGCTCCGACGGGCCTTTCGCGTCGCGATGACGCCCCCGACGGGTCCCGTCTTCCTCGGGCTTCCCCTCGACGTCATGCTGGCCGAAACGGACGACGAGCCCGAACGCCTCGGCGCGATTCCGAACGCCGGAAGCGGCGATCCGGCCCAACTCGAGCGAACGGCCGATCACCTGGCCGAGGCCGACGAGCCGGTGATGGTCGTCGGAGACCACGTCGCTCGCTCCGGTGGCGACGCCGTCGCCGCGGCCGTCGAACTCGCGGAGGCGACCGGGGCGCGCGTCCACGGAGAAATCCTCTCCGCGGAGGTCGACTTTCCGACGGATCACGACCAGTGGGTCTCCTACATCCCGCCGAGTGAAGGGCTCGCGTCGATGCTGATGGACACCGACACGCTCGTCTTCGTCGGCTGTTCGACCAACACGACGCTGACCCGCCACGAGGGAGCCCTCGTCGACAGCGAGACGACGTGCATCCACATCAGCGACGACGACTGGCAGGTCGGGAAGAACCAACCCGCCGACGCGGCCGTCATCGGCGACCCCGGCCTCGTCCTGCAGGAACTCATCGAGCGCGTTCAGGGACGGATTTCGCCGGAGACCGTCGAGGGCCGGCTCGAGGACGTCGCCGCGATCAAAGAGATGGTCGACGCGAAGATGGCTGGTATGGGCGAGGGAGACGCCGAAGACGATCCGCGGGCCTCGAAGGCCGAACTCGTCGATACGATGGAGCAGGTGGCGGGCGACTGCGCCATCGTCGACGAGGGAATCACCTCGAAGTACGCCATGTTGACGCGCTGGGACCTCGCGCCGGAGCAGTACATCTCCAACAAGGGTGGCGGACTCGGCTACGGGCTTCCAGCCGCCGTCGGTGCGGCCATCGCGGAAGGCCAGCGAGACGAACCGCGGGACGTGGTCGGCTTCATCGGGGACGGTTCCTACCAGTACTATCCTCACTCGATCTACAGCGCGGCCCGCCACGACGTCGACCTCACGGTCGTCATCTCCGACAATCGCAACTACCGTATCCTCAAGAACAACACGCTCGACTTGCTCGGGGGCGAGGAAGGGGACTACGAGTTCGTCGGAATGGACTTCGACCCGCCGGTCGACCTCGTGAAGAACGCCGAGAGCCACGGCGCACGGGCTGAACTCGTCGAAACGCCCGACGAAATTGCGGGGGCGCTCGAGAACGCGCTGGCGAACGAGGGCGTCGACGTCCTCGACGTGTTAGTCCACGACTGA
- a CDS encoding UbiA family prenyltransferase, with translation MAVVRDGTGTVAIVRAYWSQVHPVFMLPPLAASLFGVILAGTLEVGLAATHLGAIFAAVYTAHVKDGYVDFHVRGEDDDHPLTERGCRIGLVLSTSTFAACCLALFAFVDWIAVALTVPTWIIAYFHAPQLDTNPLSATTGYPLGIALSLLGGFYVQAGTLALVPVGFALVFLVLLSGIKVIDDAQDYEYDRSIRKRTVAVALGRQRADGVAYSLLISALLLVVGFAAARVFPPSAMLAALAFAAVAVFARRASPDIATMLLIRGSYVFLAVLVFAVWFEPLAGLL, from the coding sequence ATGGCCGTCGTGAGAGACGGGACCGGCACCGTTGCGATCGTTCGGGCCTACTGGTCGCAGGTCCATCCCGTGTTTATGCTCCCACCGCTCGCAGCGTCGCTCTTCGGCGTTATTCTCGCGGGCACGCTCGAGGTCGGACTCGCCGCGACTCACCTCGGTGCCATCTTCGCCGCGGTGTACACCGCCCACGTCAAGGACGGCTACGTGGACTTTCACGTTCGCGGCGAAGACGACGATCACCCGCTGACCGAACGCGGTTGTCGGATCGGCCTCGTTCTCTCGACGAGCACGTTCGCAGCGTGTTGTCTGGCGCTCTTCGCGTTCGTCGATTGGATCGCCGTGGCGCTCACGGTACCGACGTGGATCATCGCGTACTTCCACGCGCCACAACTCGACACGAACCCGCTGTCGGCGACGACCGGCTACCCGCTCGGGATCGCGCTCTCGTTGCTGGGGGGTTTCTACGTGCAAGCCGGGACGCTCGCCCTCGTCCCCGTTGGCTTCGCGCTCGTCTTCCTCGTCTTGCTCTCGGGGATCAAGGTGATCGACGACGCACAGGACTACGAGTACGATCGGTCGATCCGGAAACGAACCGTCGCCGTCGCTCTCGGTCGACAGCGCGCGGACGGCGTCGCCTACAGCCTGCTGATTTCGGCGTTGCTCCTCGTCGTCGGATTCGCCGCCGCTCGAGTGTTCCCGCCGTCGGCGATGCTCGCCGCGCTCGCCTTCGCAGCGGTCGCCGTCTTCGCCCGACGAGCGTCGCCCGACATCGCGACGATGTTGCTCATTCGGGGCTCGTACGTCTTCCTGGCCGTACTCGTCTTCGCCGTCTGGTTCGAGCCGCTGGCTGGACTCCTCTGA
- a CDS encoding polysaccharide deacetylase family protein, which translates to MGTVDVAIGVDADCVAGWLGSYGGEDSPADLSRGLAAGNEGIPRMLALFDEQDIETSWYVPGHTIDTFRDEIEAVAADGHELGVHGYSHENPTDLEREQEDEILEVSIDLIEDVTGSEPVGHRASWWEFSENTPDLVEKHGFLYDSSLMERMFEPGWMRKGDSWEKIDYDKDPQTWMEPYQYGEETDIVEIPISWYRDDIPPMLFIKQPIYHAGYKDPEMMYEQYYKRQFDYLYNRRGAGVYTFTIHPDIHGLPHMIPLFEEFIQYVKSHENARFVTLETVAETFKDDPSVYESESQYI; encoded by the coding sequence ATGGGTACAGTTGACGTTGCAATCGGCGTCGACGCGGACTGCGTCGCCGGCTGGCTCGGATCCTACGGCGGAGAAGACTCCCCCGCGGACCTCTCTCGAGGCCTCGCGGCCGGAAACGAAGGCATCCCGCGGATGCTCGCCCTGTTCGACGAGCAAGATATCGAGACGTCGTGGTACGTCCCTGGGCACACCATCGATACCTTTCGGGACGAAATCGAAGCCGTCGCGGCGGACGGTCACGAACTCGGGGTCCACGGCTACTCCCACGAGAACCCGACCGACCTCGAGCGAGAACAAGAAGACGAGATTCTCGAGGTCTCGATCGACCTCATCGAGGACGTGACGGGCTCGGAGCCGGTCGGCCACCGCGCGAGCTGGTGGGAGTTCAGCGAGAACACGCCGGATCTCGTCGAGAAACACGGCTTTCTCTACGACAGCAGCCTGATGGAACGGATGTTCGAACCCGGCTGGATGCGAAAGGGCGACAGCTGGGAGAAAATCGACTACGACAAGGACCCACAGACGTGGATGGAGCCCTACCAGTACGGCGAGGAGACCGACATCGTCGAGATTCCGATCAGCTGGTACCGTGACGACATCCCGCCGATGTTATTCATCAAACAGCCCATCTACCACGCGGGGTACAAGGACCCGGAGATGATGTACGAGCAGTACTACAAACGCCAGTTCGACTACCTCTACAACCGACGCGGCGCGGGTGTCTACACGTTCACGATCCACCCCGATATCCACGGTCTCCCACACATGATCCCGCTGTTCGAGGAGTTCATCCAGTACGTCAAGAGCCACGAGAACGCGCGCTTCGTCACTCTCGAGACCGTCGCCGAGACGTTCAAAGACGATCCGTCGGTCTACGAAAGCGAGAGCCAGTATATCTGA
- a CDS encoding asparaginase, protein MNTTVLTTGGTIASTESDGGPKPTQTGEELLEAVPELESHTEVTIEDVAQVPSFEMDGETLEAIGERVRELDDDSAVDIVVITHGTDTMEETAYYVDVTAQPETPVFLTGAQRRPDEVSPDGPSNLLTAVRAGRAFLERDAGGTFVAFDEEIHSARYVTKTHTSALDAFQSTDSGPVAHVDRDGVAIHRPPRSETDPIDATSLERSVYTIKSGTGVTGELLEAALERGAEGLVVEGTGLGNATPGLAEGVRDAVESGVPVVVTSRCLEGRVTPAYGGDGGGERLREYGAIFGEDRSPRQARLRLALALEAVDDLESIRAAFEADA, encoded by the coding sequence ATGAACACGACCGTACTCACCACGGGCGGTACCATCGCGAGCACCGAATCGGACGGCGGCCCGAAGCCGACGCAAACGGGCGAGGAACTGCTCGAGGCCGTCCCTGAACTCGAGTCCCACACGGAGGTGACGATCGAAGACGTCGCACAGGTGCCGAGTTTCGAGATGGACGGCGAGACGCTCGAGGCAATCGGCGAGCGCGTCCGAGAACTCGACGACGATTCGGCGGTCGATATCGTCGTCATCACCCACGGGACGGACACGATGGAGGAGACGGCGTACTACGTCGACGTCACGGCACAGCCAGAGACGCCGGTGTTTCTGACGGGGGCGCAGCGACGACCCGACGAGGTGAGCCCCGACGGACCGAGTAACCTCCTGACGGCGGTTCGGGCCGGTCGTGCGTTCCTCGAGCGCGACGCCGGCGGGACGTTCGTCGCGTTCGACGAGGAGATCCACAGCGCGCGATACGTGACGAAGACGCACACCTCCGCACTCGACGCGTTCCAATCGACGGATTCGGGGCCGGTTGCGCACGTCGACCGAGACGGCGTGGCGATCCATCGACCGCCCCGATCCGAGACGGACCCGATCGATGCAACGTCGCTCGAGCGATCAGTCTACACGATCAAGAGCGGAACCGGCGTCACGGGTGAGCTACTCGAGGCCGCCCTCGAGCGCGGGGCCGAGGGTCTCGTCGTCGAAGGAACCGGACTCGGGAACGCAACGCCGGGACTCGCCGAAGGCGTCCGCGACGCGGTCGAGTCGGGGGTTCCCGTCGTCGTTACGTCGCGGTGTCTCGAGGGACGAGTCACGCCAGCATACGGGGGCGACGGCGGTGGTGAGCGCCTCCGCGAGTACGGGGCTATTTTCGGCGAGGATCGGTCGCCGCGGCAGGCGAGGCTTCGACTCGCACTCGCGCTCGAGGCCGTCGACGACCTCGAGTCGATTCGGGCGGCGTTCGAGGCGGACGCGTGA
- a CDS encoding redox-regulated ATPase YchF encodes MLSIALAGKPNAGKSTVYTAATMAEVDVANYPFTTIDANRGVSYVRTECPCLEREERCNADNCEGGKRYVPIELLDVAGLVPGAHEGKGLGNQFLDELTNADVIVNVIDASGGTNEKGEPVDIGEHDPLEDIDFVEEEMDLWLAGIVEDNWESVERKSRSPDFDIDEVLADMLSGFGASPTQIAKVLRELEYPDDPIQWEDDHREELARLVRERTKPIVVAANKIDVAPHENVEKLLELDKPVIPTTAEGELALRRAADNDLVDYDPGDERLEIGDGVSDAQREALEGLAETMAEWDGTGVQSALNYAVYELLEYLTAYPVEDAAKWSDGSGNVLPDAFLLPDGSTPVDLAYAVHSDIGDGYLHAVDAKSSREVSDEYELEEGDVIKIVSTN; translated from the coding sequence ATGCTTTCGATTGCGCTTGCCGGAAAGCCAAACGCCGGCAAGTCAACGGTTTACACTGCGGCGACGATGGCCGAGGTGGACGTCGCGAACTACCCGTTTACGACCATCGACGCCAACCGGGGCGTCAGCTACGTTCGAACCGAGTGCCCCTGCCTCGAGCGCGAGGAACGCTGTAACGCCGACAACTGCGAGGGCGGCAAGCGTTACGTTCCGATCGAACTCCTCGACGTGGCCGGGCTCGTCCCGGGAGCCCACGAGGGGAAGGGACTCGGCAACCAGTTCCTCGACGAACTGACCAACGCAGACGTCATCGTCAACGTCATCGACGCCTCCGGCGGGACGAACGAGAAGGGCGAACCCGTCGACATCGGGGAGCACGACCCGCTCGAGGACATCGACTTCGTCGAGGAGGAGATGGACCTCTGGCTGGCGGGCATCGTCGAGGACAACTGGGAATCCGTCGAACGAAAGTCCCGCTCGCCAGATTTCGACATCGACGAGGTTCTCGCGGACATGCTCTCGGGGTTCGGCGCCTCGCCGACGCAGATCGCGAAAGTCCTGCGCGAACTCGAGTATCCCGACGATCCGATCCAGTGGGAGGACGACCACCGCGAGGAACTCGCTCGACTGGTCCGCGAACGCACCAAACCGATCGTCGTCGCCGCGAACAAGATCGACGTCGCCCCACATGAGAACGTCGAGAAATTGCTCGAGCTCGATAAACCCGTGATTCCGACCACCGCAGAAGGTGAACTCGCCCTCCGGCGAGCCGCCGACAACGACCTCGTCGACTACGATCCCGGCGACGAACGCCTCGAAATCGGCGACGGCGTCAGCGACGCCCAGCGCGAGGCCCTCGAGGGACTCGCAGAGACGATGGCCGAGTGGGACGGCACGGGCGTCCAGTCGGCGCTGAACTACGCGGTCTACGAGTTACTCGAGTATCTCACTGCGTACCCCGTCGAAGACGCCGCGAAGTGGTCCGACGGCAGCGGGAACGTCCTCCCCGACGCCTTCCTCCTCCCCGACGGCTCGACGCCCGTCGACCTTGCCTACGCCGTCCACTCCGATATCGGCGACGGTTACCTCCACGCCGTCGACGCAAAGTCGAGTCGGGAAGTGAGCGACGAGTACGAACTCGAGGAGGGAGATGTGATCAAGATCGTCAGCACGAACTGA
- a CDS encoding DUF2267 domain-containing protein has product MQYDNFIGEVQHRAQLDSREAALSVSRATLTTLSERIQPGEAENLGAQLPEELGRFLEEVDDVEQFAFDEFVDRVADREEIGNDDPADAAFHAQVVLDVVEEAVSVGALEDVKTQLPMDEGYDELFEIAESEGSPA; this is encoded by the coding sequence ATGCAGTACGACAACTTCATCGGCGAGGTTCAACACCGCGCCCAACTCGACTCTCGAGAGGCCGCACTGAGCGTCAGCCGCGCGACGTTGACCACGCTCTCCGAACGAATCCAGCCCGGCGAAGCCGAGAATCTTGGTGCACAACTTCCCGAAGAACTCGGCCGATTCCTCGAAGAAGTTGACGACGTCGAGCAGTTCGCCTTCGACGAGTTCGTCGACCGCGTTGCCGACCGCGAAGAAATCGGTAACGACGACCCGGCCGACGCCGCGTTTCACGCCCAGGTCGTCCTCGACGTCGTCGAGGAAGCGGTCAGCGTGGGCGCGCTCGAGGATGTCAAAACGCAACTCCCCATGGACGAGGGGTACGACGAGCTATTCGAGATTGCAGAGAGCGAAGGGAGTCCGGCGTAA
- a CDS encoding GNAT family N-acetyltransferase produces the protein MSSSEPLEFGHDDRKRIYEYVERHGAVEPDTVQEDLSIDPSGFRHHVAILKRDGRLEREDGTLRVTMAAGAEEEYVSDDLEFHIRPARQEDLAGIVGAIRQVAEEKTYIEAESVADEIDHQETLLRHNELESRMFFVATVEDEVVGWVHLYAPELEKLSHTAELTVGVLDEYQGYGIGSHLLARGLEWAGANGYERVYQSVPSSNEEAIAFLEAHDWETEAVREDHYKLNGHYADEVMMALEL, from the coding sequence ATGTCATCCAGTGAACCCCTCGAGTTTGGCCACGACGACCGTAAGCGCATCTACGAGTACGTCGAACGCCACGGTGCCGTCGAACCCGATACCGTCCAGGAGGACCTCTCCATCGATCCGAGCGGATTCAGACATCACGTCGCCATCCTCAAACGCGACGGGCGACTCGAGCGCGAGGACGGAACGCTTCGGGTAACGATGGCCGCCGGTGCCGAAGAAGAGTACGTCTCCGACGACCTCGAATTCCACATCCGGCCGGCGAGACAGGAAGACCTCGCGGGAATCGTCGGCGCGATTCGGCAGGTCGCAGAGGAGAAAACCTACATCGAAGCCGAGAGCGTCGCCGACGAAATCGACCACCAGGAGACGCTGCTTCGGCACAACGAACTCGAGTCCCGGATGTTCTTCGTCGCGACCGTCGAGGACGAGGTCGTCGGCTGGGTCCACCTCTACGCGCCGGAACTCGAAAAGCTCTCACACACGGCCGAACTCACCGTCGGCGTCTTAGACGAGTACCAAGGGTACGGAATCGGCTCGCATCTGCTCGCGCGCGGACTCGAGTGGGCCGGCGCGAACGGCTACGAACGCGTCTACCAGAGCGTTCCCTCGAGCAACGAGGAGGCCATCGCGTTCCTCGAAGCCCACGACTGGGAAACCGAAGCCGTCCGCGAGGACCACTACAAACTCAACGGCCACTACGCCGACGAGGTGATGATGGCACTCGAGTTGTGA
- a CDS encoding DUF7344 domain-containing protein — MTPTAAEGHGSVTHAEGDDSGGEDETSLEPDDIYHILQTQRRRDVLRYLRRSDEPVVLSDLAEQVAAWEHETTVANLHSDQRQRVYISLYQSHLPKLDARGIIDYDKDRGTIRTNPPLEQFDPYLTGLEDSSSDNPWPFRYAGTVGCCGVATVVVASGTVSVPWSSVTAVILAAFALLTGVHTYTMWHTGETD; from the coding sequence ATGACCCCCACAGCAGCCGAAGGACACGGGAGTGTCACACACGCCGAAGGAGACGATTCTGGGGGTGAGGACGAGACTTCTCTCGAGCCCGACGATATCTATCACATTCTCCAGACACAACGGCGTCGTGACGTGCTTCGATATCTTCGGCGAAGCGACGAACCGGTCGTGTTGAGCGATCTCGCCGAACAGGTCGCCGCCTGGGAACACGAGACGACCGTGGCGAATCTCCACTCGGATCAGCGCCAGCGCGTCTACATCTCGCTGTATCAATCGCACTTACCGAAGCTGGATGCGCGTGGAATCATCGACTACGACAAGGACCGAGGGACGATCAGGACGAACCCGCCACTCGAGCAGTTCGATCCGTATCTCACGGGACTCGAGGACTCGAGTTCGGATAATCCGTGGCCGTTTCGCTACGCGGGCACCGTCGGCTGTTGTGGAGTTGCGACCGTCGTCGTCGCCAGCGGCACGGTGTCAGTTCCGTGGAGTAGCGTTACGGCGGTCATTCTCGCGGCGTTTGCGCTCCTCACAGGCGTACACACGTACACGATGTGGCACACTGGGGAGACCGACTAA